The Bradyrhizobium barranii subsp. barranii genome segment CCGCAGCGGTGGGTTTCTTTGCGGTCACGGCCTACACGCGGCTGCTGACGCCGGCCGAGTACGGCGTCTATGTCGTCGGCATCAGCCTTGCCGGCATATTGGGCGCGATCTTCTTCGCCTGGATCAAGCTGTCGGTGTCCCGCTATCAGGCGATGTCGGCGGAGGTGGATTTTCGCGGCACGGCGATGGTCGCCTTCGGGCTGACGGCCGCGGTCCTCTGCGCCACCACGCCGCTGGTCATTCTGTTCCGTAGCGACCTCAGTGCCGAGCTGCTGCTCGCCAGCATGTTCGTGGCGATCATGGCCAATGCCGTCGATGTCGGCCAGGAATTCGAGCGCGCCAAATTGCGCCCCTACAGGTTCGCGGCGATCTCGATCGTCCGCAGCGTGTCGAGCGTCGGCTTTGGCCTGCTCGGCATCTGGCTCGGCTGGGGTGGCTTGGGATTGCTCGCCGCGTTCGGCCTGGGCTCGCTCACCGGCAGCATCCTCAATCTCGTCGGCGACCGCACGAAGATCGCCCGCTTCGAGCGAAGCCAGTTCATGCAGCTGGCGCGCTACGGCCTGCCGCTGACGCTGGCCGGATTGTCCGTTGCGGTCTATTCGGCCTGCGACCGGCTCATCGTCGCTTATCTGCTCGGCAAGGACGCCGCCGGCATTTTCGGCGTCGCCGCCGATCTGCCGCGCCAGTTCATGGTCATGATCGCCTCCAGCGTCGCCGCGGCAACCGTGCCGCTGGTGTTCCGGTCGTTGTCGGAGAAGAACAACGAGACGACGCGGGAGCGCCTGAGCGAGAGCCTCGAGCTGCTGCTCGTCGTCGTCGCGCCCGTTGCCGTCTGGCTCGCGCTCGCGGCCGACCAGGTCGCGGGCACGCTCGTCGGCGTCGATTTCCGCGCCGGCGTGTCGGCGCTGCTGCCGACGCTGGTGCTCGCGCGCTTCTTCGGCATCGCCAATCAATTCTATGTGCAGATCAGCTTCCAGCTCGCCGAGCGGCCGTTCATGCTGGCGGCGCAGTCCTTCCTCACGCTCGTTCTAAGCGTGGCACTGATGTTCGCGCTGGTGGCCGGCTACGGCCTTTACGGCGCAGCGCTCGCCACCCTCGCCACCGAAGCGCTCGGCTTCGTCGTCGCCGTCGCCCTGATGCACCGGGCCCATCCCGTGCCGTTCGACGTCAACCGCCTCGCCGGCGTTGCGGCTTCGGCTGCGGCGATGGCGGGCGCTATCCTCATTGCGCGGATGCAGGCCGGCGGTACCGGTATCGTGGCGTTGATGGTCGTCAGCTCCGCGGGTGGGGTTGCTTACGCCGCTGCGGCCTGGCTGCTCAACGTCGCGAATGTGCGGACGTTGTCGCTGCGCTTCCTGCGGACGTTCAACCGCAAGGCGCTGGGCGTATAGACCCGCGCGCTACCCCGCCAGAAAGCCGCCATCCACCGCAATGACGGTGCCGGTCGCATATTGCGAAGCCGGCATGCAGAGGAAGGCAACGGCGCCGGCAATGTCCTCCGGCTGTCCCCAGCGCTTGAAGGCGGTGCGATCGGCGACGCGCTGATAATGCGCAAGGTCGCCGCGGCCGGCGGCGTTGATCGCGGTTTCGACATAGCCGGGCGCGACCGCGTTGACGCGGATGCCTTCTTCGGCCCACTTCAAAGCCAGCGCCTTGGTCAGCATCACGACGCCGCCCTTGCTGGCGCAATAGGCGGGAATCCGCGGCAGCGCCAACGTCGCGTTCATCGAAGCGATGTTGACGATCGATCCCGTCTGCTCCGCGAGCAGGGGATGGAAGGCCATGCAGGTCCGGAACGTGCCGGTGAGATTGACGTCGAGCACCTTCATGAAGGTCTCGATCTCGAATTCCTTGTCGCGCGCGAGAATGCCGGCGCAGTTGATCAGCGCGTCGACGCGCTTGTGATTCCGGGCGAAGGACGTGACGGCCGCATCATCGGTGACGTCGAGCGTCGCGAGCGTGAGGCCCGCGCGCGGTTTGAGCAGCGTGCGCGAGAGGTCCGCCTCGTTCGCGCCGGTTGCAGTCACCGTCGCACCCAGATCGCAGAATTGATTGCTGATGGCGGCACCAATGTCGCCGGCGCCGCCGATCACAACGGCATGGAAGCCGGGGGCGAGGGAAAAGTTCGGATTCATCGGGAGTGTCTCACTTCAGGGATTTCGGAGGCGCTGCCGTCGACTCGCGGACGACCAGCGAGAAGTCGATCTCGCGATGCATGATGGTTTGCTCGCCGGCGAGGCTGCGCACCAGATATTCACCGGCGCGCTGCCAGGTTTCTCCGGTCGGTACGTGGATCGTGGTCAGGCTCGGCCGCAAATGCCGGCTCCAGTCGAGGTCGTCGAAGCCGACCACCGACAGGTCGCGCGGCACCGAAAAGCCGCTGCGCTCGGCTTCGAGCAGCACGCCATAGGCGATAACGTCGTTGCCGCACACCACGGCTGTCGGACGGTCCTCGAGGCCCAGGAGATAGCGCGCCGCCTCGCGCGCGTCGTCCAGCGTATAGGGCACCTCGACATGCCATTGCGAAGGCAATTCGAGCCCGTTCTCCGACAGCGCGCGGCGAAAGCCGGCGACGCGCGCGCTGGCGCGGTCGTTGTTGCGCTGGAGCGCCGAGACGATCCCGATGCGGCGGTGGCCGAGCTCGATGACATGCGCGGCGGCGCGATGGGCGGCGGCTTCGTTGTCGGTGCCGACGCAAGGATAGGGCCGGTCGGGCTGGTAGATGCCGACATTGATGAAGGGTACGGCATTGTCCGCCAGCAGCTTGCGCAATCCGTCGTGATGGCAATCGCCGCGCAGCACGAGGCCGTCGACGCCGCGGCTGATCAGATTGCGCGCCTGCTGCAATTCGACGTCGAGATCGTAGCCGCTCGTGGTGAGAAACAGCATGTATCCGACCGACGACAAATATTGCTGCAGCGAGGCGATGCCGCGTGCGAACATCGTGTTGTCGATCGTCGGTACGATTGCGCCAAGCGTGCGCGAGCGTCGTGACGACAGGATGCGCGCCGGCGCATGCGGGATGTAGCCGAGCGCGTCGATGGCCTGCTCGATACGCGCCCGCAAGGAAGGGCTCACCGCGTCGGGGTTGTTGAGGGCGCGCGAGACCGATGCCGTCGAGACGCCGGCGCGGGCCGCCACGGCGCGGATGCCCTGCTTCACAGACTTGGCGTTGGTCAGTCTCATGAATGTAACGTTACATCGGACATAGTGAGCCGCATGGTAGCGGCAATGTCGCAAATCTGCCGCAGATTGTGCGGCTTGTCCATCGCTTGACACGGCGGATGCGAGGTCTATTTTGTAACCGTTTTCAAGTGCTGCTCAAACGTGTTCAAAATGGTCCGCCAGCTTAAGGCGGCCAGCCGGGAGGAGAGTTCGATGAAGGCCAGGATGCTCGCGACCCACGTCGCGTTGCCCGTTCTCGCGATTGCTGCGGCGATCGCGCAGGCGCACGCCGCCGATTTCGACTGGATGAAGTTCAAGGGCAAGACCGTCACCTTTCTCGCCAACAACAATCCGGTGTCGCAGGCGCTGCTGACTTACAAGGCCGATTTCGAGAAGCTGACCGGCATGACCCTCAAGGTCGACGGCTATCAGGAACAGCAGATGCGCCAGCGTCTGGTGACCGTCATGAATGCGAACAGCGACGAGGTGGACGTGTTCATGACGCTGCCCTCGCGCGAGGGCGAGCAGTTCGCCGCCGCCGGCTGGTACGGCGATCTCACCGCGATGGCCAAGAACGAGGTGGCTAGGGAATACGACCCCAACGGATTGAGCCAGGCCCTGCTGAAGGCCGCGACCTTCGGCGGCAAGCTGACCAGCATGCCCATGAACATCGAAGGCCCGATCTTCTATTACCGCACCGACATCTTCAAAAAGTGCGGCCTCGAGGCGCCGAAGACGATCAAGGACGTCGAGGCCGCTGCCGAGAAGATCAAGAGCTGCGACAGCACCGTGACGCCGTTCGTCTCGCGCGGCCTCAAGCCCGCGATTGCCTATACCTTCAGCAACATGCTGCACAATGTCGGCGGCAGCTAT includes the following:
- a CDS encoding lipopolysaccharide biosynthesis protein yields the protein MLNRHFSIYLVAYILPAAVGFFAVTAYTRLLTPAEYGVYVVGISLAGILGAIFFAWIKLSVSRYQAMSAEVDFRGTAMVAFGLTAAVLCATTPLVILFRSDLSAELLLASMFVAIMANAVDVGQEFERAKLRPYRFAAISIVRSVSSVGFGLLGIWLGWGGLGLLAAFGLGSLTGSILNLVGDRTKIARFERSQFMQLARYGLPLTLAGLSVAVYSACDRLIVAYLLGKDAAGIFGVAADLPRQFMVMIASSVAAATVPLVFRSLSEKNNETTRERLSESLELLLVVVAPVAVWLALAADQVAGTLVGVDFRAGVSALLPTLVLARFFGIANQFYVQISFQLAERPFMLAAQSFLTLVLSVALMFALVAGYGLYGAALATLATEALGFVVAVALMHRAHPVPFDVNRLAGVAASAAAMAGAILIARMQAGGTGIVALMVVSSAGGVAYAAAAWLLNVANVRTLSLRFLRTFNRKALGV
- a CDS encoding SDR family NAD(P)-dependent oxidoreductase; translation: MNPNFSLAPGFHAVVIGGAGDIGAAISNQFCDLGATVTATGANEADLSRTLLKPRAGLTLATLDVTDDAAVTSFARNHKRVDALINCAGILARDKEFEIETFMKVLDVNLTGTFRTCMAFHPLLAEQTGSIVNIASMNATLALPRIPAYCASKGGVVMLTKALALKWAEEGIRVNAVAPGYVETAINAAGRGDLAHYQRVADRTAFKRWGQPEDIAGAVAFLCMPASQYATGTVIAVDGGFLAG
- a CDS encoding LacI family DNA-binding transcriptional regulator; translated protein: MRLTNAKSVKQGIRAVAARAGVSTASVSRALNNPDAVSPSLRARIEQAIDALGYIPHAPARILSSRRSRTLGAIVPTIDNTMFARGIASLQQYLSSVGYMLFLTTSGYDLDVELQQARNLISRGVDGLVLRGDCHHDGLRKLLADNAVPFINVGIYQPDRPYPCVGTDNEAAAHRAAAHVIELGHRRIGIVSALQRNNDRASARVAGFRRALSENGLELPSQWHVEVPYTLDDAREAARYLLGLEDRPTAVVCGNDVIAYGVLLEAERSGFSVPRDLSVVGFDDLDWSRHLRPSLTTIHVPTGETWQRAGEYLVRSLAGEQTIMHREIDFSLVVRESTAAPPKSLK
- a CDS encoding ABC transporter substrate-binding protein, with amino-acid sequence MKARMLATHVALPVLAIAAAIAQAHAADFDWMKFKGKTVTFLANNNPVSQALLTYKADFEKLTGMTLKVDGYQEQQMRQRLVTVMNANSDEVDVFMTLPSREGEQFAAAGWYGDLTAMAKNEVAREYDPNGLSQALLKAATFGGKLTSMPMNIEGPIFYYRTDIFKKCGLEAPKTIKDVEAAAEKIKSCDSTVTPFVSRGLKPAIAYTFSNMLHNVGGSYIANGKSNLCSAKGKEALDTYSRLLRDFGPPGVVNYSFQQISALYRGGRAAMAFESSNELRTVMEGGARLKDTGLLPFPAGDAGQVPTTIGWGMAVSSHSKQPDAAWYFVQWATSPEVQKKMALQGIAPPRPSVAKDPEYRKWIDEEPVRKEWQAALDVLATKGSSEVGYPIVANPQSREFIGQAVQDLILKQKTVDQACADADKALDALIALN